DNA from Brassica napus cultivar Da-Ae chromosome C4, Da-Ae, whole genome shotgun sequence:
tttttgtttaatttaatattattaaaaaattaaacaatcacattaaccatataataaaaaaaataattttttttttatatgttatattttgaattttttaaaatgactttaaattacaaaaatgaggaaaccttatattttaaatttaatttttttttaaaacgattttaaattacaaaaatgagaaaaccttatatgttatatttttcttatatgttagatttttttttatatgttatattttgaattttttaaaatgactttaaattacaaaaatgtaagttttccttaaaaatacgactaaaagcattaaaatgtcatgtatcaattcaatggttgatctgaaatctttcaaaaccatatggaagataaatgtcaaaataattcaactgtggaaACAGTACTGATCACTTTTTTTAAGAATGTGTTcggtgaaaaaaataatttttttgtgttgtaatttgtttaatgtcaaATCCGATCAaggatatattaattatagtttaattccacaatttttaataaaaattgatccggtctataggaaagaaattatataataataacaaaaaatattgtatatatataaataaaatgattaaaaaaaaagttttatcgataatatatacaataaaCTCATTTTGCGCAAAGCGCAGGTTTTATCGTAGTATTAGTTAAAGCCCGTGTAGTATGGACGATATAAACTCGTGTAGTATGGACGATATAAATTCCCTATACATGAACCTATTTTGTTTGCTTCAGTTTTGCAAATGGTTACAATTTTATTATGGTCAATGTGGTAAACAAGAACCAGTTACATGCACCTGTACATTACCCTAACAAGGATAGTTGTTGTGAGCTTCAATCTTCAACGATTATTTGTTGTTACCTAACAAGAAACTAGACCGGATGATATCATGATGATCGGTTCATGAAAACTGATTTGGTGATGAAGTTGGTGGTTGTTAGTTGAGCAAACATGTTGGACTGTTGAAAATGTGTACATGTGAGAACCTTTACCCAACCCATGTTTCTCAATTATTGttgttcttttttctctttgaGCGTTAAAAAAATACAGCACAAAACCAACTAAAAAAGGTCCAAAACAAAACCGATGTCAACCTGTTTTATAAATTGGTCTGCAAGAACAGTAGTATAATATAGTGATAGGAAGACTCAAAGAGAAGGAAAAAATGTATGTAATAGTTAGATACATTTCAAGGTATCAGATTATTTTGGAATCTAGCTAATTCATTCCATTGCAATCTACAACTAAGTCAGCTTCACACtcgtttatatttttcattgtcTATATTATAATCAATCATTCACATATCCGCTGTGTCTTCAGTACAAAATAGTCTTAAACTATGTTATCAAACATCGTAATTTTCGTTAAAACGCGCATATACCACTGATTTGTTTATCATACACCGAGTTTTTGGATCTTAGCATTTATTGCCATTTTATTGCCATTCGTTAATTTATTGCCATTCGTTAATTTTACCTTTTTATGTGGTTTCGGAGTAGAGAATACAAAGAATACTTTAAGATAAACATATGAATACTTCGAGATTGTAAATTCCAAAAATCTAAATGTGAATACATAGACCAAACATGCATGTATTGGCGCgttattttcttcaaaacaatcatatactattgtttataattttgataCCTGGAAGGGAAAAAAGATGCAAGTAGCATAAATGCGGAGGCGTGTGAAAATGCAAGCGAATTTCATTAACTCGTATACAAACAGTTACAATACCACTAGTAAAATAACGAACGGCGTGGAGCGGTCAACGTACAGAACACCAACATCCAACATGTAGGTCCCACCTACAACAAACGTAAAACCTATAAACGTTTCCTAATCTAATGTGAATCCGGCTTTAATCGAACCGGCTTAGCTCGAACACGTTGACCGGAATCGCTTAATTAGGCCATGCCTGCGGAGATTGAGAGGGAATAACAAGACTATGTGATGGTACTGAATTGAAGACTAGAGCAAGATTAACTGTCATTTGCATTTGGTTAAAGATGGTTAAACTGGGAAGGGAGAGAGAAGGTTACGATAGGttatactatgtttttttttgtaacagatgttatatgtttttaaccAATATTATGTGTAAAGTTTTGGTTGGGCTAATCATAACATGGAGTATAATGTCAAAGCGTTCTACATCAAAATGTGCACAAATAAACTACGGTTGGAGTATAGACAATAAAAAGTATATTACTCATTATTAAGGTCGAGAAAAGCATATGTTATTTAACGTTTAAAAACTAAGGTAAGACATAATGATTTCGTACTTCgtcattaaaacaaaacaacattaaagagaaAACCAAGACAATTAAAAACCGCTGCCATTACTCAAATTTCGATATCAGAGTAATTAGCAATAATTAACCTGATGACaacatgtttatttttgtaGTAGCGAATAGGCTAGGACAAAGTCTGCACACCCCAACATTTAATCAAATCCAGTTCCCAAACTGTTCGTGCGCTCCAGGATAATAAACAATAATTGAATTATTAACAATTCTGTTGTGAACAAGAGATGAAATCGTGTTCTCTGTCTTATTATTtctgaatcaaagtgttcccttatataggggatacaagggatagataaaaggaaagtatccaaatcataatcctagagtgaaaagaaaaatctcctaaagataaacatgaaagataaatggaaacatTATCTAGACAAGGGGCGACCGACTCTCTCTTCCCTTTGGGctgccgactctctctctctatatggGCCTCGGTCTTGGCATTTGGTTCctagcaatccacattgttcataacactcccccttggatgctagaaccatatgggctcgtatcatgcacgatgttgcctcgttaaaacctctctaggaaaaccaaaaacccaaggtgggaaaaaatggaaacagtagacaggaaaaagagtacaacgcatgacACTCCCCCTAATGAAGGCATCACTGCAGATCCTTCAGGCGgcgcatccctatctgatgaaccagcttcctgaatgttgaggttggcagagacttggtgaaaaggtcggctgagttgtcgCTGGATCGGACTTGGACCACTTGaacctcctttgccttctgcaagtcgtgggtgaaaaagaacttgggcaggatgtgcttggtcctgtctcccttgatgtatccttccttgagctgagcaatgcacgctgcattgtcctcgtagatgatcattggctcctccttctcttgtcccacggccagaccactctctttcaagacatggccggtcatgttcctcaaccaaacAAGCTCACGGCTTGCCTCATACATTGCTATGATCTCGGCGTGATTAGACGATGTTGCAACTAAGGATTGCTTTGTTGAACGCCAGCATATTGCGGCTCCACTATGTGTAAACACATATcctgtctgagatctagcctggtgtgggtcagataagtacccagcatctgcatatccgaccaAGTTCTCTCCTGGCCGGTTGGTGTAGAATAAACCAAAgtcttttgttccttgcagataccTGAACAGATATTTCACTCCGTTCCAATGCCTTAAGGTCAGACATGAACCAAATCTAGAtagtaagctcacggcaaagcttatgtccggtctagtatgactagctaaatacattaaggccccaatggcacttaaGTAAGGCATTTCCGGTCCGAGTGCTTCCTCGTCCGGTTTCTTAGGTCCGAATGGatccttctcaaggtctaaggacctTACGACCATAGGACACGGTAAGGGGTGTGTCTGGTCCATATTgaattgcttgagtatcttttctgtataagtttcttgatgcacaaggatgccatttgctttatactcaaactgtaatcccaaacagaacttagttttccctaagtctttcatttcaaattctttctttagacattcgaccgtttgggaaatctctccagaggttcctattatgttcaggtcgtccacatagacagaTATTATAACATAGCCCTTGCtgtcgaatttctttatgaatatacatggacttattggatcattcttataaccctctttgGTTAGGTACTCGGATAGCCGGTTATACCACATTTGACCTGActgctttaaaccatataaagctttgttcagcttaatgcaatgttgttctcgagaacctttcttatctttgagctcaataccctctggaactctcatatgTATTTCATTGTCCAGTGGTCCGTATAGGTATGCTGtaactacatccattaggcgcaaATCAATGTTTTCTCTCACGGTCAGACTGATTAAATATCTCAATGTAgtcgcatccaccacaggggaataagtttcctcatagtctattcctggtctttgtgagaatccttgtgctacaagccgtgctttgtatctcaccacttctcctttctcgtttctcttccttacaaagacccatttgtatcccactggtttgacatctctggGTGTCAagattatagggccaaaaacgcctctctttctcaatgattctaactccacgtttatagcttgtttccatttgatcaaatctgatcttagcatgcgttcttgtatggacgtgggttctagatcctcatctttatccatgatctcaagtgctaccttgtatgcaaataaatcatcaacgttgatatcttttctgttccattgttttccagacattacatggtctatagagatctcttggttGTCCGGCTCTTGTGTCCCATGAAGTCCAGCGTCCCAGACCTCACTTGGAGGAACGGccggatcatcgggtgtggTCGGTACACTCGGCTCAACCGTCATGGTTGGCTCGACCGATCCAtctatgtcctggacggtttccttgatgctctcggatccagaacctttcttggatttccgaggctgtttgtctttggaaccaattggtctgccACGTTTTAGacgttgcttagactctgtagccacttgacattgtccatctTGGGCGTCTAATCTTACAGGTGCATAACAAGCCGGGATGTGTGATATTgtcactctatttgggtcagcaaatgtatctggcagtctattagctagctcttgaagatgtattatcttttggacttctaaatcacaatctttagtccgaggatcttgccaagatgttgatggtctaaaccattctaattcttttgttatcaaccggctgttatctccccctaaggacggatatgtggactcatcaaactgtgagttttcgtatctggccttaaacaaatcaccggttgttggctcaataTACTTTATAATACTTGGGGattcatatcctacgtatattcccatcctcctctgcggtcccatcttagttctctgcgGTGGAGCGattggaacgtagacggcacatccaaatgttttgatgtgggacacgtctggctcatgacccgtaagtaattgggatggtgaatatctatgctcactagatggcctgatgcgaatcagttccgtagcatgtaaaaccgcatgtccccatgctgataccggaagtttagacttcataagtaatggacgggctatcagctggatacgtttaatgaaagattcggccaagccgttctgtgtatggacatgtgccacggagtgttctacttttacccccatggacatacaatattcattaaacgcctgggacgtgaactcaccagcattgtctagacgtatagtcttaagtGGAAAGTCTGGAAAATGTGCtctcagctttatcatctgagCAAGCAGCCATGCAAAGGCTAGGTTCCGAGTGGACAACAGAcatacatgcgaccatctggtcgatgcatcaatgaggaccatgaagtatctaaacgtcccacaaggtgggtgtatcgGTCCACATATGTCCCCTTGgatcctttccagaaagtttaaggtttctttattaaccttggctggtgatggcctagttatgagtttcccttgtgcacatgcagcacatgtgagatttcgtGGGATCACTCCTTTAAACGTGTGCCCTAATGAATTCATCATCAGTTTTCGCATCATTCctgttccgggatggccaagccggttatgccataaagtgaatagctcgGAGGCATTTGCCTCGACCATACTGATCCGTGCATAGTAAAGACCAGTGGACATTGCGGGCATAGTCTCTAGGATCTTtttattgcctttggtgatcaaagttatgttaaggaattctttgtttccttcttcccatgtttcaaggtggAAACCGTTCAACCTTATgtccttgaaactcaataagcttcttctagagcttggggaatacaaggcggttttgatctctaggtgagtgcccttgggcatcatcacataggcctggccgtgaccttcaatcaggctggCCTCACCCGTAATGGTTTGTACCTTTGCACTTTGCAATGTGAGATTCATGAAAtaccttttgtctctaaggatcgtatgacttgtgccactatccaccacaagtatactcatctcatcattcatttcTATAAGTAAAATTTACTAGACTTTAGAGACTTTGTAAgatctttaaaacttttattataaatgtcatttcataaaataaaaacaccaaatcaaaaaaaaaaacataaagcaataagacaatgtgattcgaaaaaAACTAGTCCTTTAGACAGTCAGATGTCTCAAAATCCATTTGGTCATCTTTGTTGTCCCTGTCGGATTCATCGTCAGCATCATATCCATATCCTTTGTCGTCATGACCGTtctcttggatcatgtttgcctccgggttcttgttcttgatactctcttgatagagttcGCACAAGTGCTTTGGAGTTCTgcagttcttggcccaatgatTGTCCATCCCGCATCTGTGACACAATGACttggacgtgtaagatggtttggatatgccacctcgtCCACGGCCATAACTCCCTCGGCCCCGaccgtaattggaaccacgaccacggttattgtggtttcctctTCGGCCGGTTGAGTAGTTATCTCGACCGTTATGGTTGTCACGCCTACGCCCCCTGTACCCACCACGGCCATGACCGTATGGTTTCCTGTTGTCTTGGGCGTAGTAGGTttctttgggatctttcttttcaacATCATGGGCTTCGGGTAATGGTGCTGTCCCGGCCGGTCTAGCTCCACTGTTCTTCATGAGaagctcattgtttgcctcggccaagaGTAGACaggagatcagatcagtgtatgtggcAAAACCTTTTGTTCTATATTGCTGCTGCAATACAGAATTCGACTGATTGAAAGTCGTAtaggtcttttcaagcatcatCACATCAGACACTTCTTCACCACACAGCCTTAGTATTGAGACGATTTTGAACAAGGCTGAGTTatactcatccacggacttaaaGTCCATGAATCTGAGATGCATCCAATCGTGCCTTGCCTTTGGAAGTAACACCAtcttttggtgatcatatctgtgCTTTAAAGCATTCCAAAGATCCAATGGATTCTCAATCGTCATGTACTGATCCTTAAGACCTTCTatgagatgatggcgcataTAACATATGGCCCTGTATctattcttttcattctcattaCTGTCCTCAatgatagtatcaccgagtcccttggattttagactaatccttgtgtctagcgcccactgcaagtaattgtctccggagagattaagggctgcatagtctctgtttgctatttttgACATCTGATCCACATTATCACACAAGACATTAGATTCATAATGGGATCACGTGGCCGCATGATAtaagcaagctcggccacaacacaTCTTATGCATCTATGATGTTCAAGCAATactaatcgaccatggtgctatcaatCAAGAGCCACACGGCCCTGTCAGTTTTCTAATGCAAACAACCTAAGCTCATGTGATTCTATATGCTGGCCGATCTTGTTTTAAACAATTGTGAATGCAATATCATGTTCGGATTCATGCAGAAACGATTTAAAAACATTCTTATGATCcctagggtttcaatctttaaagTTCTATCAACTTatgtttaaggtttcaaggccttaagtatttGTATGTTCAGACAGATTGATTCAAGCAATCTAAACAATCCTAAACCTCAATTCCAATCAGAAATCAAGCAATCAAGATCAATCTTAAAATCGGCTACATGTttcctttagggtttagggttttcaaTTCCTTGATTAGGGTTTGTCAATTTCAGATTTAATCAATCAACATACAACCAGGTTCTAATTGGAATCAATTCATGTTTCTAGTTCTAAGGCTTGTCGATTTTAATCTCATggtttcttttagggtttcatcaagACATTGTTTCCATAATGATGGAATTGGGGTTCTTACTGTTCTAGGTTCTCAGATTGTGTTTATACCTTAGTTTCGTAGGGGAttatgaaccggaccaccaGAGAATGGATGGAACTTTGAGCTGGGATGATCGGACGTctgctgcctcctatcgggtcgcggatggAGTCGATCGCGGCTGGAGGTGTCTCGGCTGCGAGCTGGACGGGGATTGGATCGTCTCGGGTCGGTCGCGGGGTTCGGGTTCGATCGCGAGCTGGATTGCGGTCCTTCTGATCTGGAACGTGATCTGAGAAGCTAGGATGGATCTTTTGGGTTCTTGATGAACAAGGGACAAgattaggtttagggtttttggttttggatcgCCGGCTTAGACTTTTTGGTTTCGATTTTTGGTCTCAGGGttcagaggctatcgtgctgataacgtgttgtgaacaagagatgaaatcgtgttctctgtcttattatttttgaatcaaagtgttcccttatataggggatacaagggatagataaaaggaaagtatccaaatcataatcctaaagtgaaaaagaaaatctcctaaagataaacatgaaagataaatggaaacatTATCTAGACAAGGGGCGGCCGACTCTCTCTTCCCTTTGGGCTgccgactctctctctttatatgGGCCTCGGTCTTGGCCTTTGGTTCCTACCAATCCACATTGTTCATAACAAATTcagctttctccaaatacgacTACTATAGTATCAATGATAGGAGGCATTATTATTCACGAGCTAATAAAAAGGCTCGTTAGGCGAACATAACCACTGGTTATTAACCAGAACCAAACAGTTAGGTTTTTGTACATCATAAAATCGCCtctcatatttttgtatttatccgctGTTACTGGCTCTATGTCAGTAGTTGTCTCTCAAGTGGCAATTTATTTATTaccaacatatttatatttatgatattttcaTAGCTAATTTAGTAGTAATACATTTTATTGTGTGGAATCTAACTGTAAGCCATGATTAGGATGGTCTAACCTCATGTTAAGACAGTTTGCATATACCTTTTATACATTTACGTTGAGAGCTTTTCTTATCCacacattaaaaataacaatatggtTCTCCATGCAAAGATTTTATAGAGATAATGCAACTAATAGTATTggcaaacaaaattatttaacaatccTTTATTTTTACTAGTAATTTCTCCATTGCTTAAGGGTTGTCGGAACAAAAGGGAGGGAGAGAGGAAGGGGAAAAGCAACAGCCCAGTGACAGAcagttattaaataaatttcccagagaaaaccaaaaacaaaaaaaaaaaaaagatcttatCCTCCCTCAAAGCTCCTTTTGTTCTTCTATTAGTCATCATCAATGGTGGTTAAACGATCCAAAACCTCGTCATAATTGTCCACATCTTCTTCCTTTATCTATATAACCCTAATTTTGCCGCTACTTCACTACACCCtgtcttcaaaatttaaactttattccTCTTTCACTTTTCTTCAAACTTTCCCTAAAAACCCCCAAAAGTGGTCAATACGCCCAATCCGAAGGTAACCGAGGCTCGTTCACTGTCTGCTCTATCATCATCTGGCTCGAGTACCCACCATTGTTACTCCTCTGTCTCCACGACGCATCTGTTTATTAAACCCCGAACAATTGGAACaatagattataaatttgactaCTTGATTAAAATAGCAAGAGTATTAAACCAAATTATTATGGGTTTGTTTGTTATACCGTTGAAACTAGCCGAAGACCGGACTGGTGTCTGGTGGACCACAGATTCGTTTAGGTTAAGGACATGCGCCACTCTAGCCGGAAACAAAACCGTACCAAGAGCTAAACCCAGAGAGAACATTTCAAtcagaaaatatacaaaaacaaaataaatattggaCGGCTAGGATTAAAAGTCTGTAAAACTTACTGGGTTTCTTGCGAGTCTCGGCGGTTACAGGGGAACGAGGCAAGAACACGCCGGTTCCGGTTGAACCACGTTTTCCGGTACGGTCACCGA
Protein-coding regions in this window:
- the LOC125586046 gene encoding uncharacterized protein LOC125586046, producing MRHHLIEGLKDQYMTIENPLDLWNALKHRYDHQKMVLLPKARHDWMHLRFMDFKSVDEYNSALFKIVSILRLCGEEVSDVMMLEKTYTTFNQSNSVLQQQYRTKGFATYTDLISCLLLAEANNELLMKNSGARPAGTAPLPEAHDVEKKDPKETYYAQDNRKPYGHGRGGYRGRRRDNHNGRDNYSTGRRGNHNNRGRGSNYGRGRGSYGRGRGGISKPSYTSKSLCHRCGMDNHWAKNCRTPKHLDNKDDQMDFETSDCLKD